The bacterium genomic interval CACCGGTGCCGGCAGCACTGTCAGGCTTTTTTGGTGCATTGGCGGCTGCAATTGCACGAGCGCAAGGTCGCGGTCTATCCGGTGACCCAGGGAATTCCGTTTCTCGGCTTTCGCGTCTTCCCCACGCACCGTCGCTTGCTGCGCAGCGGCGTCAAACGCAGCCGGCTGCGTCTGCGGTTTTTGCAGCGCGCCTTCGGGAGAAGCCGCCTGTCCTGGCAGACGGTCAATGCCTCAGTGCAGGCCTGGTTGGGACACGTTGGTCACGGTGACACATGGGGCTTGCGCAGCACGTTGTTCAACCGTTACGCTTTTCGCCGGCGCGAAAGATTCCTCAAAGGAGCCGCCCCATGAAATCCCTCACCGAATACCTCTGGTTCAACACCCCGCATCGCCGGGACTACCTCAACATCACCGACCAAGTCGAAGCGCTGGTGGCCAAAAGCGGCGTACAAGAAGGGTTGGTGCTGGTCGCGGCGCAGCACATCACCGCCTCGGTGTTCATCAACGACAACGAATCCGGCCTGCTGCAGGATTTCGATGCCTGGCTGGAAGGCCTGGCGCCGCACGCACCGACTTCGAAATACCGCCACAACCGCACCGGCGAAGACAATGCCGACGCCCATCTCAAACGTCAGGTGATGGGCCGCGAAGTGGTGGTGCCCATCACCAACGGCAAACTCGATTTCGGGCCGTGGGAACAGATTTTCTACGGGGAATTCGACGGCCGCCGCAAGAAGCGGGTGGTGGTGAAGATTATTGGGGAGTAAGGCATCAACAAATATCTTGCGAAAGATGATGCGATAATTTATGTTGCGCGCGAGAGGGCAAGCGCTGTTCTTGTGGTGGTGCACAAACAGGAGGTCTCGAAATGGAAATTTCTTCAGATGATATTCGACCTGTAACAGATCTCAAGAATAAGTCAACCCAGCTTTTGCGGCAGGTCCAGCGAACACGCCGGCCGATTGTGTTGACCAAGGACGGAAAGCCCGCTGCCGTGTTGTTGAATGTGAAGGCCTTTGGAGAACAACTGGCCTCGAAGCGACTGGCGCGTCTGCTCAGAGAGGCTGAGAAAGAACTTGCCGCAGGAAAAGGGCGGGACATCGATGACTTCTTCAGCGAGTTTGCCAAGTCGCATCAACTATGAGGTTCGCATCTTGCCGGCGGCCGAACGGGATTTCGCAAGGATTTTCGCCTATATTGCCGAAGACAATCCCCAGGCTGCAGCAAGGTTTTTCGGCAAACTCCGACAGAAGGTGCAAAGCCTCAGGTGGTCACCCCAGCGCTGCGCCAGAATTCCGGAGAAAATCGAAGGCAGGCATGAATACCGTCACCTGCTGGTGAAGCGATACCGCATCATCTTTTGCATTATCGCGGACACGGTCTGGGTGATGCGGATCATTCATGGCGCCCAACTCCTGGATGCGGAGAGTCTTTTGTTTGAGCTCAAATGAAAAAGCCGGAGGGTTATCCCTTCGGCTTTTTTGTTTCGCCAGCAGCTTGGAGGCATTGTCGCCGCATGCTGGCCTCTTCACAGGATCCCTCCTCGAGGACCAGCGCGCATGAAGTGTTGATCAGAGCAGGAACGTCAACGGCTGCGCAGTCGAATATCGCCGCCGCTGGTGCGCAACGTCAGCAGCGGCCCGCCGCCGTTGAGCTTGCCCTGCAGTTTGCCCTCGCCAATCGCGCCTTGCACCGTAATGGGCAAGTCGCTTTCAACGTCCCCTCCGGAAGTCCGCGCATCGACATCGGCCTTGATTCCCGGCGCCAGATAAACCGAGATGCCGCCGCCGGAGGTGGAAAGATCACAGGGCGCGTTGAACTGTTCGAGCAACTCCGCGCTCAGTGAGCCGCCGGAAGTGCTCGCGGTGACCGAGCCACGTAAACGCCGCAGCGTAACGCCACCGCCCGAAGTGTGCGCGCGCAGACTGCCGCCGGCACCATCGACGCTAATCGAGCCGCCCGAGGTTTCGACCGCGACCTCGCCGTCCACCTCGCCGACGGTGATGCTGCCGCCGCTGGT includes:
- a CDS encoding type II toxin-antitoxin system RelE/ParE family toxin, which codes for MPAAERDFARIFAYIAEDNPQAAARFFGKLRQKVQSLRWSPQRCARIPEKIEGRHEYRHLLVKRYRIIFCIIADTVWVMRIIHGAQLLDAESLLFELK
- a CDS encoding secondary thiamine-phosphate synthase enzyme YjbQ, with product MKSLTEYLWFNTPHRRDYLNITDQVEALVAKSGVQEGLVLVAAQHITASVFINDNESGLLQDFDAWLEGLAPHAPTSKYRHNRTGEDNADAHLKRQVMGREVVVPITNGKLDFGPWEQIFYGEFDGRRKKRVVVKIIGE
- a CDS encoding type II toxin-antitoxin system Phd/YefM family antitoxin produces the protein MEISSDDIRPVTDLKNKSTQLLRQVQRTRRPIVLTKDGKPAAVLLNVKAFGEQLASKRLARLLREAEKELAAGKGRDIDDFFSEFAKSHQL